Within Candidatus Polarisedimenticolia bacterium, the genomic segment CGTGGGCCAGCAGGAAGCCGGCACGCGAGGTTTGGACGAACTCCCTCTCGAGGTCCTCGCGATTCGCGAAAGCGATGCAATGGACCAGGAAATCGAGGCTGCCGAAATCGCGGCGCACCGATTCGAAGAGCGCCTCGATCTGCGCGTCGTTGCTCACGTCGCAGGGATACACGGCGGAATCCGGGAGCGTGGCGGCAAGCTCGCGAACGTTTCCCTCCAGACGCTCGCCCTGGAAGGTGAAGGCGAGGCGCGCGCCTTCCCGCGAGGCCGATTGGGCGATGGCCCAGGCGATGCTGCGCTTGTTGGCGACGCCGAGGATGAGACCCTTGCGCTTTTCGAGCAGCATGCTTCCTCCTCTTTCAAGCCGGCGGCGGACCGGCCGGTGAGGGCGCGGCGACTTCCTCGACCTTGAAGAACTCCTTCTCGCCGATCCCCTCGTAGATCTTTCCCAGGACCTCCCACGCCATGACCGCCGCGATGCCCCCTTCCTTGACGAGGGCGGCCCACGTACGGCGCATCTCGTCCGGCTTCTCCTGAAAATCCGGCAGAGGTCGGGAATGGGGCGCCTGCCCTTTCCAGGGATCGCACTTGACCCGATGCACGACTTTGATCGAGGGAGCGCCCGGCTTGTCCTTGGTGGTGCACCAGACGACCAGCCCCTCGGAGAGATTCTCGATGTCGCGGTTGCAGGTCTGGCAGGGGATGATTTCCCGCACCTTCATTGACGGCTCCTTCGTGATGGCCGGATGGTAGATGAGAGGTCGGTCGATTGCAAACGCCGCCTTGCGGTGCGCGGCGGCCCGGTTGACCGGGAAAATCGTGACTGTCTATAGTAGCGCCGCTTCCATCCTTGCGAGTCGGGAGAGTCGCATGATTGCACGCAGCTGTCAGATCTTCATCGCCGTCTGGCTTCTCGTCGTATTGAGCCATGGCTGGGTCCGAGCCGGACGAAGGACCTGACGCCTCCGCCGCGCCGGTCGAGCTGACGATTCAGTCGCTCGCCTTCGGGGGAGAGGCGATCGCCCGCGCTGGAGGCATGGTCGTCCTGGTGGACCGGGCGGTGCCCGGCGACCGCATCCTGGCGCGCATCACCCAGCGCTCCCGCCGCTTCGCCCGCGCCGCCCTGCTGGAGGTTCTTTCGGCCTCCCCCGACCGGGTGCCGGCGCCTTGCGTCCACTATCAGGCCTGCAACGGCTGCAGCTATCAGGAAGCCGCTCCGCCGCTCCAGCGCGAGGCCAAGCGCCGGCAGGTGGCGGATCTCCTGTCACGCATCGGCAAGGTCGAATCGCCCAGGGTCTCCGAAATCCTCGCTTCGTCCCACGATTTCCACTACCGCCGGCGAATGAGCTACACCTTTCCACGCCAGCGGAGCGCCGGACCCGGATTGCACCAGCGCCGGTCGCCCGAGAGGATCCTCGAAGTCCCTGACTGTCTCCTGCCCGAAGAACGCGTGCAGAAAGCTTATCGCCTCCTCCTGCCGGAGCTGTCCGCGCTTCCACCTTCAGACCATCCTGGTCGGCTGGAGCTGTACGCCGGGGATGCCGGTCCTCCGGTTGCGGTCCTTCGCGCGGCGGGACAGCCTCATCCGCTGCTGCGCCGGCGCGCAGAGACCTGGGTCGAGAAGGAGGTTCTTCTGGGGACTGTATGGATCGCCACGACGGGGCGCTTGCGACGCCGCGGCGGGGGCGAAAAAATCACCCTTGCCGGCCAGGCGTCGATCCAGTCCTCCCTGGGGCGATTCCGGTTCAATGTTCCGGCGGGCAGCTTCTTCCAGGCCAATCCAATGCTCGCGGCGCAAGTCTTCGAGCGGATGGCTCAAAAGCTACCGAGGAGCTGCGAGGAAGTTCTCGAGCTTTACGCCGGGGTCGGCGCCCTGTCGCTGTTTCTGTCGGGCCCAGGGCGGCGCATCCTGGCAGTGGAAGGGGATCCCGACGCGGTGCGAGCCGCGGAAGCCAATGCAACGGAGAACGGGTGCGGGGGGATCGAATGGCGGAACCTGGACGTGCGCCAGGCGCTGGAGGGAGCGATCGGAAACACCTTCGATGCCGTGGTGGCCGATCCACCACGCACCGGCCTTCCGCCCGGCTGCGCCGCAAAGCTGGCCGGTCTGGCGCGGCGCAAGATCCTCTATCTGTCGTGTAATCCGGCGACCATGGCCAGGGACCTGGCGGAGATTATGGCGGGAGGGGAATGGGAGCTGAAGGATGCGCTGCCTGCCGACTTCTTCCCGCATACCGCGGAAATCGAATGCCTGGTGGAGCTGCAGCGTCGCTGAGCGAACCTCAGACGCCGCGCTCGCGGATTTCCCCTGCCTGCATCGCCTCGTAAAGGGCCGAGTAGGTCTCGAATTCCCCCTGACCCGACAGCCGCGAGATTTCGGATACGGTGCGGATGCCATTCACCAGGGAGAGGACCTTGCGCTCTTCGGGAGAGGCGTCCTGGTCCCTGCCCGTCCCGGGGACCTTTCCGGGAACCGGCTCGAGGAGCATTCCGGTGTCGCGGATGCGGGTGGAGAACTTGTTCCATTCGTCGAGCCGGCGAATCCCTTCCATCACGATCTTGGTGGTGGGCAGGGCCAGGGTAATCTTCTCGCGCGCCTCGATCGGCCCCTCGATGAACTCGAAATAGCCGCTGGTCCAGTGGAACAGCCCGTAGACGATATCCAGGACCTGGTTCTTTACCGCCCACCATAGCTGCTCGGTGGTCAGGTATCCCAGACGGACGAGCACCTTGCCGTGGCGCGTCTCGGGATCGATGCGGCGCGCCGATTCGGCGTTCTGCTCCTCGGTGATCAGGCCTCGCCGCACCAGGAAGCAGCCCAGGTTGTCGCGTACCGAATTGGAGCGGGCAAAGACCACCTCCCCTTGCTCCCAGAAGACGGAGCGCGAGTCGGCCCCTCGCGAGCAGCGCAGCACGCCGGTCTTCTTGGAGAGGTTGAGCAGGGAGACGATATCGGCCAGAGGGACAGAGCTCAAATCACCGGTCAGAACGGGCTTGCTGGACATACGACCCCCCGGGAGGTGGGGGCATTCTAGGGAGGAGGCCCTGGGGTGTCAACGCTCCGGACGCTTGCGGCACTTATGCAGCGGGCGCGCCGGGGTTGTGCTTGACCCGTCCCGGATCTGCTCGTACTGTCAAGGCGCATGGCCCGCCCCCGATGGCGGGCGGCTGAGTCACGGATCCGGTTGACATAGGCGCCATCCATTTCTAGAATAACGGTTTCGAGAAACCCTTCGAACTCCTGAAGCCATCAGGTAACGACGCCGTCGCGGCTCTCGCGCCGGCCGGGGAGAACGAGTGCTCAAACGACCCTTCCTGCTGCTCCTGTCGTTTCTTTTCAGCGCGCCGCTGCTGGTGGGCTGCAACAAGTCGGAAGGAAGCAAGTCGCCGAACCTCTTCGGCCCTCCTCCTACCGTCAGCGCCGTCAGCGTCACCAAGGAGCGCAAGCACTTCGACTGCTCCTCGTCGACCGATCTCTGCTGCGTGGATCCTCCGACCTGCTCCTGCTGCTGCGTTTCCGACCAGGTGAACCAGACGTCTTCCGACTTGGATCTCGTGACGATGACGGCGGACGTGGCCGATCCCGACGGATTGAGCGACATTCTGGTGGTCCTGGCGCGCTTCCTGGATCCGCCGCGCGACGGAACGCCGGCGGGAACGACGCTCAATCAGATCAGTCTCGAGATGTTCGACGTAGGCGGGACCGCGGTAGGAACGTTGACCATCGGCGGAACCGGGATTCCCGTTTTCACGGGGGACGTGGCGGCCGGGGACGGAACCTACAGCCGGAAGTTCTATATGCATACCACCACGGGCCAGAACCTCGGGTGCATCGAGACGAGCGATTTCGCCGCGATTCAGGGCACTTACAGCACCTTCGGAACGGTGTCGAGCTACGCCGGCACCACGACGCGCAACTTCGAGTACTCGGCGCAGGCGATTGATCGAGCCGGCAACATCGACACCTCCGCCGGCACCGTCCTGGCCATCGAGCAGTCTTCGGACGTTTCTTCCTTCGTGGAGCGAGCCTGCGGGCCGCCTAGCGGAGCCGGCGGCTGTTTGCCGGGTACCCCCTAGGGCTTCTGACTCCTGGACTTCAGCACCCTCCGTGCTTCCGACGCGTCGCGCGGCCCAATCCGTCCCGCCCGCCTCAACATCTCAGCCATCTGCAGCGCCAGAATCCTGTGGAGAACGGCTCGATCCCGCCGCATCTGACGCAGGACCTGGAGATGTTTTCTCACCGTCGACAGGTCGCGCCGGACCAGGGGGCCGGTAAGGGCCTCCTCGAGGCCGGCGCGCTCGGCGTTCTCCAGCGTCACGCGCGCCAGCGCCAGGGCGCTACGGCGACTGTCAGGCTTCCGCAGCGAGCCTCCCCGGGCCATCATCTCGGCGGCGATCGATACCAGCGCCAGGAGATACCCCGACGCGAAACAGGCTCCCAGATGGTAGGCCGCCCGGCTGCGGCCGCGCAGGGCCAGGGGCCACCCGCCGATTTCCCTCACCAGCTCGAAGGCGAGTCGCCTTGTCGTGACATCTCCCTCGATTCCGAAGCCGATGTCTCGCAGCGCCGTGGATTTCGCGGACCCGCGCGGCAGGCTGGTCAGAGGATGCAACGTGCCGGTGAGCGCCCCGCGCCGTGCCAGCGGGGCGAGAACCGAGGAGCCCAGGGCGCCGCTGGTATGAAAGACGAACTTGCCGCGCCAGCCCTGCCGCTTCGCCCATCGGCGCGCCAGCGGCGCGATTTCCCGATCCGGCACGGCAATCAACAGAAGGTCGAAAGGCTCGTCGAGATCAGCCCACCCTGCACGGGTCCCGCGGCGGCCGCCGCGCCCGTAGCGCGCCACCTCCCGATGGCCGCGACGCCTGAGGGCCGACGAAAGCGCGGAGCCGACGGCCCCCGGTCCGACAAGCACGAAGCGGAGCCGCTTCTTCATCGCCGTCCCCGCAGAGCTTCGAGCAGGTCCGCGAAGTCGCCGGGAAGCGGCGCTTCGAAGCGCAGCGGCTCACCGGTTTCAGGGTGCGCGAACTCCAGGCGCCGGGCGTGCAGCGCGAGCCGACCGAAACGCTCCACCTCCTCACGCAGCGCCGCGTCGCGCAGGCTCGAGGTGCGCGCACCGCCATACTCGGTGTCCCCGACGATCGGATGTCCCAGGTGCTTCATATGCACCCGGATCTGGTGCGTCCTGCCGGTGAGAATCCGCACCTCCAGCAGCGTGAACGCCGAAAAAGCTTCCTTCGACGCATATTCCGTGATTGCCGCACGTCCCGTGGCGCGCACCGCCATCCGGGTCCGCGCGACCGGGTGTCGGCCCAGCGGCGCGTCGATGCGGCCGCGCGCCGGGGCTATCCGGCCCCATACCAGGGCATCGTAGAGCTTCAGCACCTTGCGCGCCTCGAACTGGGCCGCCAGGCTGCGGTGGGCCGCATCGGTCCTGGCCACCACCAGCAGTCCCGAAGTCTCCCGATCCAGACGATGGACGATCCCGGGCCGGCCGGCGCCGCCCGCGGTCGACAGCTCTCCTCCCAGCGAGAGAAGGGCGTGCACGAGCGTCCCGGTCCTGCGTCCCGCACCCGGATGGACCACCAGGCCGGCCGGTTTGGAGATGACGAAGAAGGCCGGATCTTCGTGCACGACCTGCAGAGGGATTGGCTCGGGAACCAGCACCTCGGGCGGAGGATCGGGAAACTCGATCACGATAGGATCCCCGGCGCGCACCCGCGTGGCCGCGCGGGCCGGCTTGCCGGAGAGAAGGACGTGCCCGCCGGCGATCAGGCGCTGAATGGCGGCACGGCTCTGTTCGGGCAGTCGCACCTGTAAATACCGATCGAGGCGGAGATCTTTGGGATCCTCCACCACCAGCTCCAGGCGCCGGGCCATGCCCGCCGGTTCAGGAGGTTCGGGCCGCGCCGCGCAGCCTGAGGAGGAAGAAGATCGAGGTTGCGGCGGCCAGAATGGCGATGACCTGCGAGGTGGAGAGGAGGCCGCCGAGGACCTCGCCGCGATAATCGCCGCGGTAGAACTCGATGGCGAAGCGGAGGATGGCGTAACACAGCACGTAGATCCAGAAGATGCTGCCGTGGCGCTTCTTGCGCGGGTAGAGCCAGACCAGGAACAGGAAGACGGCGAAATCCGCCACGCCGTGGTAGATCTGGGTCGGATGCAGCGGCACCGCAAGCGGCACGCCGGTCAGATCGTGCGCCCGCGGATCCACGAAGGTCACCGCCCACTTCACGTCGGTCGGCTTGCCGTAGCAGCACCCCGCCGACAGGCAGCCGATCCTTCCGATCGCCTGGGCCAGGGCGATCCCCGGCGCGGCGGCGTCGGCCGTACGGGCAAGCGGCATGCGATTGCGCCGGACATAGATCAGCCCGACCAGGCAGGCCGCCACGAAGCCGCCGTAGAAGACTCCCGCCGACCGCCAGTTCGAGAGGATCTCCGACTTGTGCCGCCAGTAATAGGGGAACTCCACCAGGACCAGCATCAGCTTGGCCCCGACGATTCCGGAGAGGAGCGTCCAGATGCCCAGGTCGATCATGCGCGTCGGATCGATGGCTTCCCGCCGGGCGTAGTTCATGGCGACCCGCACCGCGATCAGGAAGGCGATGGCGTAGAACAGACCGTAGGTCCCCAGGGTGAAGGGACCGAAGCTACCGAGGTTGATCTCCCACAAGACCGGATGCATAGGTCAGGAGGGGGACAGCGACGCCCGGCGATCGCGGCGGAACAGGTCGAGGATCAAGGTGAACACCCCCAGACAAATCGTCGAATCGGCCAGGTTGAAGGCGGGCCAGTGGTGGCCCGCCAGGGAGAAATCGAGGAAATCAACGACATGGCCATAGGCAATCCGGTCGTACAGGTTTCCCATCGCCCCCCCCAGGATCAAGGCGAGCCCCGATTGCGCCAGGAAGTCTGCTTCGCTGGTCCGGAACTGGAAGGTCAGGATCAGCAGAATCGCCAGCACCGGAATCGTAATGAAGACCAGCGCGCGCATGGGGGCGGCCAGTCCGGCCATCAGACCGAACAGCGCCCCGGTGTTGGCCACGTGGGTCAGATGGAAGAAATCGGGGATGATCGGCACCGACTCGTACAGCGGCAGGCGCGACACCACGATCGATTTCGACAGCCGATCCATGCCGAAAAGCAGAAGACTCAGGCCGAGGTAAAGGGCTCGGAAGACCGTGCCGCGCGAACGGGTCACGTCGTCCCTTCCCGCGGCAGCTCGCGCATCACGGCGGCGCAGCGCGCGCACAGGCCCGGGTAGCCGGGATCGGCGCCACGATCCTCCTTGAAGTTCCAGCAGCGCTCGCACTTCTCTCCCGCGGCGCGGCGGACTTCGATTCTCAGGCCGGGAAGCTCCACGGAAGCGTGCGCCGCAGCCCCGGTCCCGCCCAGCTCGACCTGGGACACGATGAACAGCGAGGCAAGATCGACGCGGTAATCCTCAAGCAGCTTGTGCAGATCACCGGGGGCATCCAGCACCACGCGCGCCTCGAGCGAGTTGCCGATGAGCTGATCGGCGCGCGCGATCTCGAGGACCTTGAGGACCTCCTCGCGCACCCGGCCCAGCTTCTCCCAGCGCTCCAGCAGCTGCGGCTCGTCTTGCAAGGAAACGGGCGCGGGGAACTCCTGCCAGTGGATCGAAGAGGCGTCCTTGCCGCCGCCGGGCCTGTGCCGCCAGATCTCCTCGGCGGTGAAGCTGAGCACCGGAGCCATGAGCCGGCACAGCATGTCCAGAATCCGAGCCAGCGCCGTCTGCGCCGAGCGGCGCGCGGACGACGACGGGGCCGAGGTGTAGAGACGATCCTTGAGGATGTCGAGGTAGAAGGCGCTCAAGGTGACGGCGCAGAACTGGTTCAAGGCGTGATAGACGCGATGGAACTCGTAGGCCTCGTACGAGCGCCGCACCCGCTCGAGCAGATCGTTCGCCTGATGCAGGGCCCAGCGGTCCAGCTCCTGGAGGCTTTCCGGCGCCAGCGCATCGCGTGAAGGATCGAAATCATAGAGGTTTCCGAGCAGGTACCGGCAGGTGTTGCGGATTTTCCGATAAGTCTCGACGTTGCGCGCCAGGATCTCCTCGGAGAGGCGCATGTCGTCGAGGTAGTCGACCATGCAGACCCACAGCCTGAGCAGGTCGGCGCCGTAGCGCTTCACGATGTCCTGCGGGGAGATAACATTTCCCAGCGATTTGGACATCTTCTTGCCGGCGCCGTCCAGGGTGAAGCCGTGCGTCACCACGCCGCGGTAGGGGGCGGTACCGCGCGACTGCACCGCGATCAGGAGCGACGACTGGAACCAGCCGCGGTACTGGTCGGTCCCCTCCAGGTAGAGATCGGCGGGCCAGCTTTGCGGATCCAGCGCGGCGAAGCTCGAGACTCCCGACTCGAACCAGACGTCGACGATGAAATGCTGCGGGCGCAGGAAATCGCGGCTCCCGCAGGCGGGACAGGCTGTCTGCGGCGGCAGGAAATGGTCCGCCATGCCCGCGGGGCTGCCGTAATCGGCGAACCAGGCATCCGAGCCCTCTCGCCGGAAGACCTCGGCGATCTGCGCGAAGCTGTGCTCGTCGCGGATGAAAGCGGTGGGGACGGCGGGGAAGCAGCGCTCGCAGGCGAAGATCGGAATCGGTACGCCCCAGCTTCGCTGCCGCGAGATGCACCAGTCGGGGCGGTGCTCCACCATGTTGCCGATGCGGATGCGACCCGCCTCCGGCAGCCATGCCACCCGATCGATCGCTTCCCGGGTGCGCTGCCGCAGGCCGGTCGAATCCATCGAGATGAACCACTGATCGGTGGCGCGGAAGATCACCGGGTTGCGGCACCGCCAGCAGTGGGGATAGGAATGGGTCACCGATTCGCGGTGCGCCAGCAGTCCGCGTTTCTCCAGATCCTCCTGGATCCAGGCGTTGGCGTCCCATACTTTCATGCCCGCGAGGGCTGCGGCATACGGCTCGTCGGAGTCGAACGCAGCCTGCACGAACCTGCCGTGGTCATCCAGCGGCGCATAAGGAGGAAGCCCGTAGCGCGCGCCGATGTCGAAATCCTCTTGCCCATGGCCGGGGGCGGTGTGGACGCATCCCGTTCCCTGATCCAGCGTCACGTGCTCGCCCAGGACCAGGATCGACTCGGCTCGCGAGCGCTGTGGATAGGGGCGCTTTGCCGGTCCCAAGCCGGTCAGCTCGCGACCCGTCAGGCTTCCCACGGATCCTTTGATTTTCAAGCCGCAGACCCGCGCCACCTCGGCGACGCGATCGTGCGCCAGGATGACGATCGATTCCCCGAGATCGACCAG encodes:
- the rlmD gene encoding 23S rRNA (uracil(1939)-C(5))-methyltransferase RlmD produces the protein MAGSEPDEGPDASAAPVELTIQSLAFGGEAIARAGGMVVLVDRAVPGDRILARITQRSRRFARAALLEVLSASPDRVPAPCVHYQACNGCSYQEAAPPLQREAKRRQVADLLSRIGKVESPRVSEILASSHDFHYRRRMSYTFPRQRSAGPGLHQRRSPERILEVPDCLLPEERVQKAYRLLLPELSALPPSDHPGRLELYAGDAGPPVAVLRAAGQPHPLLRRRAETWVEKEVLLGTVWIATTGRLRRRGGGEKITLAGQASIQSSLGRFRFNVPAGSFFQANPMLAAQVFERMAQKLPRSCEEVLELYAGVGALSLFLSGPGRRILAVEGDPDAVRAAEANATENGCGGIEWRNLDVRQALEGAIGNTFDAVVADPPRTGLPPGCAAKLAGLARRKILYLSCNPATMARDLAEIMAGGEWELKDALPADFFPHTAEIECLVELQRR
- a CDS encoding DUF4388 domain-containing protein, yielding MSSKPVLTGDLSSVPLADIVSLLNLSKKTGVLRCSRGADSRSVFWEQGEVVFARSNSVRDNLGCFLVRRGLITEEQNAESARRIDPETRHGKVLVRLGYLTTEQLWWAVKNQVLDIVYGLFHWTSGYFEFIEGPIEAREKITLALPTTKIVMEGIRRLDEWNKFSTRIRDTGMLLEPVPGKVPGTGRDQDASPEERKVLSLVNGIRTVSEISRLSGQGEFETYSALYEAMQAGEIRERGV
- a CDS encoding Rossmann-like and DUF2520 domain-containing protein — its product is MKKRLRFVLVGPGAVGSALSSALRRRGHREVARYGRGGRRGTRAGWADLDEPFDLLLIAVPDREIAPLARRWAKRQGWRGKFVFHTSGALGSSVLAPLARRGALTGTLHPLTSLPRGSAKSTALRDIGFGIEGDVTTRRLAFELVREIGGWPLALRGRSRAAYHLGACFASGYLLALVSIAAEMMARGGSLRKPDSRRSALALARVTLENAERAGLEEALTGPLVRRDLSTVRKHLQVLRQMRRDRAVLHRILALQMAEMLRRAGRIGPRDASEARRVLKSRSQKP
- a CDS encoding RluA family pseudouridine synthase, coding for MARRLELVVEDPKDLRLDRYLQVRLPEQSRAAIQRLIAGGHVLLSGKPARAATRVRAGDPIVIEFPDPPPEVLVPEPIPLQVVHEDPAFFVISKPAGLVVHPGAGRRTGTLVHALLSLGGELSTAGGAGRPGIVHRLDRETSGLLVVARTDAAHRSLAAQFEARKVLKLYDALVWGRIAPARGRIDAPLGRHPVARTRMAVRATGRAAITEYASKEAFSAFTLLEVRILTGRTHQIRVHMKHLGHPIVGDTEYGGARTSSLRDAALREEVERFGRLALHARRLEFAHPETGEPLRFEAPLPGDFADLLEALRGRR
- the lgt gene encoding prolipoprotein diacylglyceryl transferase; translation: MWEINLGSFGPFTLGTYGLFYAIAFLIAVRVAMNYARREAIDPTRMIDLGIWTLLSGIVGAKLMLVLVEFPYYWRHKSEILSNWRSAGVFYGGFVAACLVGLIYVRRNRMPLARTADAAAPGIALAQAIGRIGCLSAGCCYGKPTDVKWAVTFVDPRAHDLTGVPLAVPLHPTQIYHGVADFAVFLFLVWLYPRKKRHGSIFWIYVLCYAILRFAIEFYRGDYRGEVLGGLLSTSQVIAILAAATSIFFLLRLRGAARTS
- the lspA gene encoding signal peptidase II, with amino-acid sequence MTRSRGTVFRALYLGLSLLLFGMDRLSKSIVVSRLPLYESVPIIPDFFHLTHVANTGALFGLMAGLAAPMRALVFITIPVLAILLILTFQFRTSEADFLAQSGLALILGGAMGNLYDRIAYGHVVDFLDFSLAGHHWPAFNLADSTICLGVFTLILDLFRRDRRASLSPS
- the ileS gene encoding isoleucine--tRNA ligase, which codes for MKPVADVKQSVNLPRTDFPMKANLQEREPELLRWWDQVQVYGKLREQRRGRPVFLLHDGPPYANGNIHLGQSLNKILKDMVVKSRNMMGFDAAYRPGWDCHGLPIENRVDRDLGGKKKGMSALQIRKACREYAEKYIGIQREEFKRLGVFGEWSHPYLTIDPVYEAAIVEQLAHFFVSGTAYFGKKPVHWCIVDQTALAEAEVEYEDHTSPSVYVRFPLEGSKLAEHFPAVSGRRVDILIWTTTPWTLPSNQAIAFHPDFLYDLVDLGESIVILAHDRVAEVARVCGLKIKGSVGSLTGRELTGLGPAKRPYPQRSRAESILVLGEHVTLDQGTGCVHTAPGHGQEDFDIGARYGLPPYAPLDDHGRFVQAAFDSDEPYAAALAGMKVWDANAWIQEDLEKRGLLAHRESVTHSYPHCWRCRNPVIFRATDQWFISMDSTGLRQRTREAIDRVAWLPEAGRIRIGNMVEHRPDWCISRQRSWGVPIPIFACERCFPAVPTAFIRDEHSFAQIAEVFRREGSDAWFADYGSPAGMADHFLPPQTACPACGSRDFLRPQHFIVDVWFESGVSSFAALDPQSWPADLYLEGTDQYRGWFQSSLLIAVQSRGTAPYRGVVTHGFTLDGAGKKMSKSLGNVISPQDIVKRYGADLLRLWVCMVDYLDDMRLSEEILARNVETYRKIRNTCRYLLGNLYDFDPSRDALAPESLQELDRWALHQANDLLERVRRSYEAYEFHRVYHALNQFCAVTLSAFYLDILKDRLYTSAPSSSARRSAQTALARILDMLCRLMAPVLSFTAEEIWRHRPGGGKDASSIHWQEFPAPVSLQDEPQLLERWEKLGRVREEVLKVLEIARADQLIGNSLEARVVLDAPGDLHKLLEDYRVDLASLFIVSQVELGGTGAAAHASVELPGLRIEVRRAAGEKCERCWNFKEDRGADPGYPGLCARCAAVMRELPREGTT